In Penicillium oxalicum strain HP7-1 chromosome I, whole genome shotgun sequence, a single window of DNA contains:
- a CDS encoding putative FAD-dependent monooxygenase: MIDPKTSQKHILIVGAGLTGLILAQALRHLKATQNPAHNQVRYTYSLFERDPYAFARGAGWSLTIHWALTDLRSILPPDILAGFKDCLVNPGAAEEGNPGKFQFLDLRTGAAKESWPIPANAASRVSREKLLALLMKDLDIQWSKQIADITHPSDSSVTAHFSDGSSATGDLLVGCDGARSMVRRILCPDIAMPYRLPVRLIGLRVLYPVEKVRQHCEPIDVHFFQGGDPQTNVYFWFSFIHLPRPIDPDTHATCQIMMSWPYQPGFLGKETPVEMPESNADRLAWMRKLAVDWAEPFRQLVYDLPPETELREIVLEDWPPKKGAWDHHNGTVTLVGDAAHGMTMFRGEAANHGVIDVSRLIKLFTASTKEEVPMKLEDIVREYESEMIERTQPAVLKSRQACIDAHHYESVNGSSPLISKRAMKD, encoded by the exons ATGATCGACCCCAAGACAAGCCAGAAACACATCCTCATCGTGGGCGCCGGACTCACGGGCCTCATCCTGGCACAGGCGTTGAGGCATCTGAAGGCAACCCAAAATCCGGCTCACAATCAAGTGCGATACACGTACTCGCTCTTCGAGCGGGATCCGTATGCTTTCGCTCGCGGAGCAGGGTGGAGTCTCACCATTCACTGGGCCCTCACTGATCTGCGGAGCATTCTGCCCCCAGACATCCTGGCTGGCTTCAAGGACTGTCTGGTCAATCCCGGTGCCGCTGAGGAGGGTAATCCCGGCAAATTTCAGTTTCTCGATCTTCGAACAGGAGCGGCGAAGGAGTCCTGGCCGATCCCTGCCAACGCCGCCTCGCGAGTGTCGCGTGAGAAACTGCTGGCGCTGCTGATGAAGGATTTAGATATTCAG TGGTCCAAGCAAATCGCCGACATCACACACCCCAGTGACTCCTCCGTGACGGCGCACTTTTCTGATGGAAGCAGCGCCACGGGCGATCTACTCGTGGGCTGCGATGGGGCGCGTTCAATGGTTCGCCGCATTCTCTGCCCCGATATTGCCATGCCATATCGGCTTCCTGTGCGCCTAATTGGGCTCCGCGTGCTCTATCCCGTGGAAAAAGTGCGCCAACACTGCGAGCCCATCGATGTGCACTTCTTCCAGGGTGGTGATCCCCAGACCAACGTGTACTTCTGGTTCTCGTTCATCCATCTACCTCGGCCTATAGACCCAGACACCCATGCCACTTGCCAGATCATGATGAGCTGGCCTTACCAGCCTGGATTCCTGGGCAAAGAAACCCCGGTAGAGATGCCCGAAAGCAATGCCGATCGTTTGGCCTGGATGCGCAAGTTGGCGGTCGATTGGGCTGAGCCTTTTCGGCAGCTTGTCTATGATCTGCCCCCGGAGACGGAGCTGAGAGAGATCGTCCTCGAGGATTGGCCGCCAAAGAAGGGTGCGTGGGATCATCACAACGGGACAGTGACGCTGGTGGGTGACGCGGCTCATGGAATGACAATGT TCCGTGGAGAGGCGGCCAATCATGGGGTGATTGATGTCTCGAGACTCATTAAACTATTCACTGCGAGCACCAAAGAGGAGGTCCCGATGAAGTTGGAAGATATTGTGCGAGAGTATGAGTCAGAGATGATTGAGCGTACACAGCCGGCTGTGCTCAAGTCACGACAAGCGTGCATTGATGCTCATCATTACGAGAGTGTGAATGGGTCTAGTCCGCTAATTTCGAAACGGGCCATGAAAGATTGA
- a CDS encoding Cell division control protein 3, protein MMYRLACWRCKPDYSGLPTVGGSSIHRLDAGRSTPESLSTVEVASCLSLWGFFSFFSFNLFLSFPPLKESAPPFFGPTPVSLGNFIHVLILSSYAHSPPFQIEAMSSPVANGSPVASRDTPSPVGKEAALVERTNPMGSGNAQTVSSRDPKAVAQAANDMKNVVRRKLTGYVGFANLPNQWHRKSVRKGFNFNVMVVGESGLGKSTLVNTLFNTSLYPPKERPGPNADIIPKTVSIQSTSADIEENGVRLRLSVIDTPGFGDFVNNDDSWRPIVENIEQRFDTYLEAENKVNRSNIVDNRIHACVYFIQPTGHSLKPLDIEVMRRLHTKVNLIPVIAKADTLTDDEVALFKQRILADIQHHSIQIFEGPRYELDDEETIAENQEIMSKVPFAVVGANSEVTASDGRRVRGRSYPWGVIEVDNEEHCDFVKLRQMLIRTHMEELKEHTNNFLYENYRSDKLTQMGVAQDPSVFKEVNPAVKQEEERTLHEQKLAKMETEMKMVFQQKVSEKESKLKQSEDELYARHREMKEQLDRQRQELEEKKARLESGRPIEKEGRRKGFSLR, encoded by the exons ATGATGTATCGTCTTGCGTGCTGGAGGTGTAAACCCGACTATTCAGGACTCCCTACTGTCGGTGGTAGTTCAATTCATCGTCTAGACGCGGGTCGATCCACTCCAGAGTCTCTCAG CACCGTCGAAGTTGCTTCCTGTCTCTCGCTTTGgggattcttttcttttttttcatttaatctcttcctttctttccccccgcTCAAAGAGTCcgccccccctttttttggacCCACGCCAGTTTCCCTAG GGAATTTTATTCACGTCCTCATCCTATCGTCCTACGCACACTCTCCGCCATTTCAGATTGAAGCCATGT CTTCGCCAGTTGCGAACGGTTCCCCCGTCGCGTCCCGCGACACTCCCTCTCCAGTCGGCAAGGAAGCTGCTCTTGTTGAGCGCACCAACCCCATGGGCTCCGGTAACGCCCAGACAGTCAGCTCCCGCGATCCCAAGGCTGTCGCCCAAGCCGCCAACGATATGAAGAACGTCGTTCGCCGCAAGTTGACCGGCTACGTCGGTTTCGCCAATTTGCCCAACCAGTGGCACCGCAAGAGTGTTCGCAAGGGGTTCAATTTTAACGTCATGGTCGTCG GTGAATCGGGCCTCGGAAAGTCTACTCTCGTCAACACCCTGTTCAACACCTCTCTCTATCCTCCCAAGGAGCGCCCTGGCCCCAATGCCGATATCATCCCCAAGACCGTCTCGATCCAGTCGACCAGCGCTGATATCGAGGAGAATGGTGTCCGTCTGCGTCTGAGCGTTATTGACACCCCCGGTTTCGGTGATTTTGTGAACAACGACGATTCGTGGCGCCCCATCGTTGAGAACATCGAGCAGCGTTTCGATACCTACCTGGAGGCCGAAAATAAGGTTAACCGCAGCAACATCGTCGACAACCGAATCCACGCCTGCGTTTACTTTATTCAGCCTACCGGTCACTCCCTCAAGCCCCTGGATATTGAGGTGATGCGCCGCCTGCACACCAAGGTCAACCTGATTCCAGTCATTGCCAAGGCGGATACCTTGACCGACGATGAGGTCGCCCTGTTCAAGCAGAGA ATTCTTGCCGATATCCAGCACCACTCTATTCAGATCTTTGAGGGTCCCCGCTACGAActcgacgacgaagagaccATTGCCGAGAACCAGGAGATCATGTCCAAGGTGCCATTCGCTGTCGTGGGTGCCAACTCCGAAGTGACTGCCTCGGATGGACGCCGTGTCCGTGGCCGTAGCTACCCCTGGGGTGTCATTGAGGTTGATAATGAGGAGCACTGTGACTTTGTCAAGCTGCGCCAGATGTTGATCCGTACCCACATggaggagctcaaggagCACACCAACAACTTCCTCTACGAGAACTACCGCTCGGACAAGCTTACCCAGATGGGTGTCGCCCAGGACCCCAGCGTGTTCAAGGAGGTCAACCCCGCGGTCAaacaggaggaggagcgtACCTTGCACGAGCAGAAGCTTGCGAAGATGGAGACCGAAATGAAGATGGTCTTCCAACAGAAGGTCTCCGAGAAGGAAAGCAAGCTGAAACAGAGCGAAGACGAGCTTTACGCCCGCCACCGCGAGATGAAGGAGCAATTAGACCGACAACGCCAGGAATtagaggagaagaaggcacGCCTCGAAAGTGGCCGTCCCATCGAAAAAGAGGGCAGGCGGAAGGGTTTCTCCCTTCGTTAA